A part of Populus alba chromosome 8, ASM523922v2, whole genome shotgun sequence genomic DNA contains:
- the LOC118055059 gene encoding uncharacterized protein: MEELSVQNDTATMDKAAAVVLDIASLAQPLDRSSGSPKMTRALSRKWSYRAERWTGTEDEDVDEPAKKLPIKGSSQLEPLKQPLVINKALGPSLTIPSGPNLVDPVDGWNKRFNRLMAINPRKILLMFATMSSMGTLILIYFTLAINRST, translated from the exons ATGGAGGAGTTGTCCGTACAG AATGATACTGCAACTATGGATAAAGCTGCTGCTGTTGTGTTGGACATCGCAAGTCTTGCACAACCATTGGATAGGAGCTCTGGGAGTCCAAAAATGACA AGAGCACTATCTCGGAAATGGTCTTACCGAGCAGAACGGTGGACTGGTACTGAAGACGAAGACGTTGATGAACCAGCAAAGAAACTTCCAATAAAAG GGAGCTCTCAGCTGGAGCCTTTGAAGCAGCCACTAGTTATCAACAAAGCACTCGGTCCCTCCCTGACGATCCCCAGTGGCCCTAATCTCGTAGATCCAGTTGATGGATGGAATAAGAGGTTTAACCGGTTAATGGCAATCAACCCACGAAAGATCCTTTTAATGTTTGCAACCAT GTCCAGCATGGGCACACTGATACTCATATACTTCACCCTCGCCATTAATAGAAGCACTTAA